In Chelmon rostratus isolate fCheRos1 chromosome 4, fCheRos1.pri, whole genome shotgun sequence, a genomic segment contains:
- the dr1 gene encoding protein Dr1, translated as MASSSGNDDDLTIPRAAINKMIKETLPNVRVANDARELVVNCCTEFIHLISSEANEICNKSDKKTISPEHVINALESLGFASYITEVKDVLQECKTVALKRRKASSRLENLGIPEEELLRQQQELFAKARQQQAELAQQEWLQMQQAAQQAQMAAASASAAQQAGSSQDEDEEDDM; from the exons ATGGCTTCTTCCTCTGGAAACGACGACGACCTCACCATCCCCAGAGCAGCTATCAACAAGATGATTAAAGAAACTCTCCCTAACGTCCGAGTGGCAAACGACGCCAGAGAGCTTGTGGTTAACTGCTGCACAGAGTTCATTCACCTCATATCCTCAGAAGCAAATGAAATATGCAACAAGTCCGACAAGAAGACCATATCTCCAGAGCATGTCATCAATG CTCTTGAAAGTCTCGGTTTCGCATCATACATCACGGAGGTGAAAGACGTGCTGCAGGAGTGTAAAACTGTAgctctgaagaggaggaaggcgAGCTCTCGACTGGAGAACCTGGGAATCCCAGAGGAAGAACTACTCAGGCAACAGCAGGAATTGTTTGCAAAG GCgcggcagcagcaggcagagctcGCCCAGCAGGAGTGGCTACAGATGCAGCAGGCAGCCCAGCAGGCACAGATGGCAGCGGCATCTGCCAGCGCCGCCCAGCAGGCCGGCTCCTCTCAGGATGAAGACGAAGAGGATGACATGTGA
- the LOC121605628 gene encoding protein wntless homolog: MSGAIIENMSTKKLAVLGFFILVFQVLSIIVGALIAPSPTSAISYLATKCINRHRAGGWLVPWGSNRCQQIHSFDEPLAKTLDANDIVFAVHVPLPHKEMSPWFQYMLAVLHFDIAFKMINQIEDDVIITIDAGLAYRDDLKSEWTTKCHSVERRPLRCTFAVPKTYENEGRFYHCDPIPFMELGSVAHKYFLINLRLPVNDTVNVGIGEIKDIQIVGIHQNGGFTKVWISMKTVYSPWIFGATVWYWHRISLMARPPVLLEKVIFALGISMTFLNVPVEWLSLGFEWTWMLLFEDVQQGVFYSTLFCFWIIFCGEHLMDQSQRNRLSAYWWQVGLVVFSSSVLLVFDLSERGVHLNNPFYSVWASDTETKVAVTFIIVAGISVCLYFLSLCGMVHCVFRNIGGKIQQVPAMPEARRLRYKGIIFRFKFLMLVTLACAAMTVIFFILNQVSEGHWRWGDYTLQVHSAFLTGIYGMWNLYVFTIIFLYAPSHKHKRDKSGDSQRTDVLEKAESQASWLTCGEQGPTETYRITGKVAEE, encoded by the exons ATGTCAGGAGCAATCATAGAGAACATGAGCACCAAGAAACTGGCTGTCTTGGGTTTCTTTATCCTTGTTTTCCAAGTTCTTTCCATCATAGTTGGAGCATTAATCG CTCCCAGTCCCACCAGTGCCATCAGCTACTTGGCCACCAAATGCATTAATCGCCACAGGGCTGGCGGCTGGCTCGTGCCGTGGGGATCTAATCGGTGCCAGCAGATCCACAGTTTTGATGAGCCTCTGGCAAAAACACTGGATGCCAACGACATCGTTTTCGCTGTGCACGTGCCTCTTCCCCACAAGGAGATGAGCCCCTGGTTTCAGTACATGCTGGCTGTTCTGCACTTCGACATTGCATTCAAAATGATCAATCAGATCG AAGATGACGTTATCATCACTATTGATGCCGGCCTGGCATACAGGGATGATTTAAAATCCGAGTGGACCACAAAGTGTCACTCAGTGGAGCGAAGGCCACTCAGGTGCACGTTTGCAGTCCCGAAG ACATACGAAAATGAAGGCCGCTTTTATCACTGTGATCCCATACCGTTCATGGAACTGGGAAGTGTGGCCCACAAATACTTTCTGATCAACCTGCGCTTGCCAGTGAATGACACAGTGAACGTTGGTATTGGAGAAATAAAGGACATCCAAATAGTG GGCATCCACCAGAACGGAGGCTTCACTAAAGTGTGGATCAGCATGAAGACTGTCTACAGTCCCTGGATATTTGGGGCAACTGTTTGGTACTGGCACAGGATCAGCCTCATGGCAAGACCTCCAGTCCTTTTGGAAAA GGTGATTTTTGCTCTGGGCATCTCCATGACATTCCTGAACGTGCCGGTGGAGTGGCTCTCTCTGGGCTTTGAGTGGACGtggatgctgctgtttgaagaTGTTCAACAGGGCGTCTTCTACTCCACACTCTTCTGCTTCTGGATCATCTTCTGTGGTGAACACCTCATG GACCAAAGTCAGCGGAATCGGCTCTCGGCGTACTGGTGGCAGGTTGGGCTGGTGGTCTTCAGCTCATCTGTTCTCCTTGTATTTGACCTGAGTGAAAG GGGCGTTCACTTGAACAACCCTTTCTACAGCGTTTGGGCATCAGACACTGAGACAAAGGTGGCA GTTACCTTCATTATTGTGGCTGggatttctgtttgtctgtatttcCTCTCCCTGTGTGGCATGGTGCATTGTGTGTTCAGGAACATTGGTGGGAAAATACAGCAAGTTCCTGCCATGCCAGAGGCTAGGAGACTGCGGTATAAG GGTATAATCTTCAGGTTCAAGTTTTTGATGCTGGTAACTCTAGCATGTGCAGCCATGACCGtcatcttcttcatcttaaATCAA GTCAGTGAAGGTCACTGGCGCTGGGGAGACTACACCCTCCAAGTCCACAGTGCTTTTCTCACAGGGATCTACGGCATGTGGAACCTGTATGTTTTCACCATTATCTTCCTCTATGCTCCCTCCCACAAGCACAAAAGGGACAAGTCAGGAGACAGTCAGCGAACAG ATGTGCTGGAGAAAGCAGAAAGCCAAGCGAGCTGGCTGACATGTGGAGAGCAGGGACCGACGGAGACCTACAGGATCACTGGGAAGGTGGCTGAGGAGTAA